A single region of the bacterium genome encodes:
- a CDS encoding cytochrome c oxidase subunit 2A, which yields MAEDTHDPLSTGSTRPEDTELAPEEEPVVIGTLFLSMLLLIGIMGAWIVIYLIMLNR from the coding sequence ATGGCCGAGGACACGCATGACCCGCTGTCCACCGGGTCCACACGACCCGAGGACACCGAACTGGCCCCCGAGGAAGAGCCGGTGGTGATCGGCACGCTGTTCCTGTCCATGCTGCTGCTCATCGGGATCATGGGCGCGTGGATCGTGATCTACCTGATCATGCTCAACCGGTAG
- a CDS encoding Fis family transcriptional regulator, with protein sequence MTRILVVDDVLAMAEQYAYDLQRLGGWRVRIATSGPEALEALRDEELDCVILDLEMPGMDGFEVLRRMREMGLDTPVIVYTGTGDFDRCVRAVRLGAFAFIDKAEPVQRVVQEVRNALERGRLVDEVKTLRARLDAETSLIGSSPAMQRLREEIRRLAPIPSPVLILGESGSGKELVARDLHALGADPKQPFVALNCAALPENLVESELFGHERGAFTGADRQRKGAFERAGRGTLFLDEIGELPLAAQAKLLRALENREITRVGGDRTVTVEARVVAATHRDLERAVEEGTFRRDLLYRLNVHVIRVPPLRERLSDVPELVEHFLTQLCARFGMRKKRVSPDALAALCRYRWEKNNVRELRNAVERMLIASDGEVIEVDDVPADVLVGAAAQPGGAAAAADRPRTYQERKAEAERAIVLEALHAHDWHITRTAEALGLADHASLLKIMRRLGIRRQPAS encoded by the coding sequence GTGACACGGATCCTCGTCGTCGACGATGTCCTGGCCATGGCCGAGCAGTACGCCTACGACCTCCAGCGGCTGGGCGGCTGGCGCGTACGCATCGCCACCTCCGGCCCGGAGGCGCTGGAGGCGTTGCGCGACGAGGAGCTGGACTGCGTGATCCTGGACCTCGAGATGCCGGGCATGGACGGCTTCGAGGTGCTGCGCCGCATGCGGGAGATGGGGCTGGACACGCCGGTCATCGTCTACACGGGCACGGGCGACTTCGACCGCTGCGTGCGCGCGGTGCGGCTCGGTGCGTTCGCGTTCATCGACAAGGCGGAGCCGGTGCAGCGCGTGGTGCAGGAGGTGCGGAACGCGCTGGAGCGCGGCCGGCTCGTGGATGAGGTGAAGACGCTGCGCGCGCGGCTGGACGCGGAGACGTCGCTCATCGGCTCGAGCCCGGCCATGCAGCGCCTGCGCGAGGAGATCCGCCGTCTCGCGCCGATCCCCAGCCCGGTGCTGATCCTGGGCGAGAGCGGCTCAGGGAAGGAACTGGTCGCGCGGGACCTGCACGCGCTCGGCGCGGACCCCAAGCAGCCGTTCGTCGCGCTGAACTGCGCGGCGCTGCCGGAGAACCTGGTGGAGAGCGAGCTGTTCGGTCACGAGCGCGGCGCGTTCACGGGAGCGGACCGGCAGAGGAAGGGCGCGTTCGAGCGTGCGGGGCGTGGCACGCTGTTCCTGGACGAGATCGGCGAGCTGCCGCTCGCTGCGCAAGCGAAGCTCCTGCGCGCGTTGGAGAACCGCGAGATCACCCGCGTGGGCGGGGACCGCACCGTGACCGTGGAGGCGCGCGTCGTCGCCGCGACGCACCGCGACCTGGAGCGCGCGGTCGAGGAAGGCACGTTCCGCAGGGATCTCCTCTACCGGCTGAACGTGCACGTCATCCGCGTGCCGCCGCTCAGGGAACGGCTCTCGGACGTGCCGGAGCTGGTCGAGCACTTCCTCACGCAGCTCTGCGCGCGCTTCGGCATGCGAAAGAAGCGCGTCTCTCCGGACGCGCTCGCGGCGCTGTGCCGCTACAGGTGGGAGAAGAACAACGTGCGCGAGTTGCGGAACGCGGTCGAGCGAATGCTGATCGCGTCGGATGGTGAGGTGATCGAGGTGGATGACGTCCCCGCCGACGTCCTGGTCGGTGCGGCGGCGCAGCCGGGCGGGGCAGCGGCCGCCGCGGACCGGCCGCGCACCTACCAGGAACGCAAGGCGGAGGCCGAGCGCGCCATCGTGCTCGAAGCGCTCCACGCCCACGACTGGCACATCACGCGCACGGCGGAGGCGCTCGGTCTCGCGGACCACGCGAGCCTGCTGAAGATCATGCGTCGGCTCGGGATCCGACGTCAGCCCGCGAGCTGA
- a CDS encoding cytochrome C oxidase subunit II, translating into MRIETYEKAYLALGGASLVAALLVLLYTSVVMDIHLPSRSTQVDPQTVRTTPPFDQLGVRQTGPGQYEAVMLGQAWAFLPQEIRVPVGAEVTFTVTTPDVIHGFMIAGTRVNLMLIPGQVSRMTYTFRRPGEYALICHEYCGLGHQGMVGRVIVE; encoded by the coding sequence ATGAGGATCGAGACCTACGAGAAGGCGTACCTCGCGCTGGGTGGGGCCTCGCTCGTCGCGGCGCTGCTCGTTTTGCTGTACACGAGCGTCGTGATGGACATCCACCTGCCCTCGCGATCCACGCAGGTGGACCCCCAGACGGTCCGGACCACGCCGCCGTTCGACCAGCTCGGCGTCAGGCAGACGGGTCCCGGGCAGTACGAGGCGGTGATGCTGGGCCAGGCGTGGGCGTTCCTGCCACAGGAGATCCGCGTGCCGGTGGGCGCGGAGGTCACGTTCACCGTCACCACGCCGGACGTGATCCACGGCTTCATGATCGCCGGCACGCGCGTGAACCTGATGTTGATCCCGGGGCAGGTCTCGCGCATGACGTACACGTTCCGTCGCCCAGGCGAGTACGCGCTCATCTGCCATGAGTACTGTGGCCTGGGCCATCAGGGCATGGTCGGCCGGGTGATCGTCGAATGA